A genomic window from Carassius auratus strain Wakin chromosome 45, ASM336829v1, whole genome shotgun sequence includes:
- the LOC113062916 gene encoding solute carrier family 35 member F6-like — translation MAWTKYQLFLAGLMLTTGSLNTLSAKWADMFSAPGCSGTPNHAFSHPFVQAVGMFLGELSCLVVFHILLCHDRRKPEPTMVPGQSFNPLLFLPPALCDMLGTSIMYVALNMTSASSFQMLRGAVIIFTGLLSVAFLGRRLQPSQWIGILFTILGLVVVGLADFMSGHGNDSHKLSEVITGDLLIIMAQIIVAVQMVLEEKFVYKHNVHPLKAVGTEGFFGFFILSLLLIPMFYIHVGSFADNPRQVLEDALDAFCQIGHKPLILLALLGNTVSIAFFNFAGISVTKEISATTRMVLDSLRTVVIWVVSLALGWEVFHGLQILGFIILLLGTALYNGLHTPLMAKLPCCPGGQRAEEEEAPERERLLGGGKAANES, via the exons aTGGGCTGATATGTTCTCTGCACCGGGATGTAGTGGCACCCCAAACCATGCCTTCTCCCACCCTTTTGTACAG GCTGTGGGAATGTTTTTGGGGGAACTGTCCTGTCTGGTGGTGTTCCACATTCTCCTTTGTCATGATCGGCGCAAACCTGAGCCTACGATGGTTCCGGGCCAAAGTTTTAACCCCCTACTTTTCCTCCCGCCTGCACTTTGTGACATGTTGGGAACATCCATCATGTATGTTG CACTGAACATGACCAGCGCCTCTAGTTTCCAGATGCTGCGAGGAGCTGTGATCATCTTCACTGGACTGTTGTCTGTAGCATTCTTAGGTCGGCGACTGCAGCCCAGCCAGTGGATTGGGATCCTATTCACCATCCTTGGTCTGGTGGTGGTTGGCCTGGCGGACTTTATGAGCGGCCATGGGAATGACTCCCATAAGCTCAGTGAGGTTATCACAG GGGACCTTTTGATCATCATGGCACAAATTATTGTTGCAGTCCAGATGGTCTTAGAGGAGAAGTTTGTTTATAAGCACAATGTGCATCCACTGAAGGCTGTCGGGACTGAAg GTTTTTTTGGATTTTTCATCCTCTCTTTGCTCCTCATCCCAATGTTCTACATCCATGTGGGAAGTTTTGCAGACAACCCACGGCAGGTCCTTGAAGACGCGTTGGATGCCTTCTGTCAGATTGGTCATAAGCCTCTCATTTTACTGGCACTGCTGGGCAACACTGTGAGCATTGCCTTCTTTAACTTCGCCGGCATCAGCGTCACCAAGGAAATAAGTGCCACTACTCGCATGGTGCTGGACAGTCTGCGTACTGTGGTCATCTGGGTCGTGAGTTTGGCGCTGGGTTGGGAGGTATTCCACGGCCTACAGATTTTAGGCTTCATCATTCTACTCCTTGGTACAGCGTTGTACAATGGACTCCACACGCCCTTGATGGCCAAACTGCCCTGCTGCCCTGGAGGGCAGAgagcagaggaggaagaagccccagagagagagaggctgcttGGTGGAGGAAAAGCTGCAAATGAGAGCTAA